A genome region from Campylobacterota bacterium includes the following:
- a CDS encoding HepT-like ribonuclease domain-containing protein: MHNDRLLILRSTLEDIITSLKLIQQRFQSIQTSDDFLKDERGLEKLDSISMRLIAIGEGFKNVDKLTEFQLLEKYPQIPWKQVKGIRDILSHHYFDLDAETIYEICAHEIDGLLSVTMTILDEVKS; encoded by the coding sequence ATGCACAATGACCGGCTTTTGATACTGCGCTCTACCCTCGAAGACATCATCACCTCATTAAAACTAATCCAACAACGATTTCAAAGTATTCAAACCAGCGATGATTTTCTCAAAGATGAACGGGGGCTTGAAAAGCTCGACAGTATTTCGATGCGCCTGATCGCCATCGGGGAAGGGTTTAAAAACGTCGATAAGCTCACCGAATTTCAGCTTTTGGAGAAATATCCCCAAATCCCGTGGAAACAGGTCAAAGGGATACGGGATATTTTGTCACATCACTATTTCGACCTCGATGCCGAAACGATTTATGAGATTTGTGCACACGAGATTGATGGATTATTGAGTGTAACAATGACGATATTGGATGAAGTGAAATCGTGA
- the rsmA gene encoding 16S rRNA (adenine(1518)-N(6)/adenine(1519)-N(6))-dimethyltransferase RsmA — protein MQNRAAIAKKKFGQNFLRDEAVLAQIIQSMPDTPHRIAEIGPGLGDLTKYLVDVKSVTAFEVDTDLCKHLEHHFADAIATGALTLRCGDVLEHWKSELLDEPYDLVANLPYYIATNIILKALADPACRNLLVMIQREVAEKFSAAPGERAFGALSVIAQSVGETSIVLHVPPSAFEPAPKVDSAVLLIRKTANRNDTGFEEMLRAAFAQPRKTLYKNLSARCDGKTLAQAFESLELVPTVRPHQLSTSDYHRLYTLLH, from the coding sequence ATGCAGAACCGTGCCGCAATCGCCAAAAAAAAGTTTGGCCAGAATTTTTTACGTGATGAAGCCGTTTTGGCGCAAATCATCCAATCGATGCCCGATACGCCTCACCGTATTGCCGAAATCGGGCCTGGATTAGGTGATTTGACTAAATATTTAGTTGATGTCAAAAGTGTCACCGCTTTTGAGGTCGATACCGACTTGTGCAAGCACTTGGAGCACCACTTTGCCGATGCCATCGCTACCGGCGCCCTGACTCTCCGCTGCGGAGACGTTCTGGAGCACTGGAAGAGTGAGCTTTTGGACGAACCGTACGATCTGGTGGCGAATCTGCCCTACTATATCGCGACGAATATCATCCTCAAAGCCCTCGCCGATCCGGCGTGCCGCAACCTGCTTGTCATGATTCAGCGTGAAGTGGCGGAAAAGTTTTCCGCCGCACCCGGAGAGAGAGCTTTCGGGGCCCTCAGCGTCATTGCGCAGAGCGTGGGAGAGACGAGCATCGTCCTGCACGTTCCGCCCAGCGCGTTCGAGCCCGCTCCCAAAGTCGATTCAGCCGTACTGCTCATTCGAAAAACGGCGAATCGTAATGATACGGGGTTTGAAGAGATGCTGCGCGCCGCCTTCGCGCAGCCGCGAAAAACCCTGTACAAAAATCTTTCCGCACGCTGCGACGGGAAAACGCTCGCTCAAGCCTTTGAATCGCTTGAACTCGTTCCTACCGTCCGACCTCATCAGCTCAGCACCTCCGACTATCACCGGCTCTACACCCTTTTGCACTAA
- the hisF gene encoding imidazole glycerol phosphate synthase subunit HisF, giving the protein MENFFAKRIIPCLDVKDGRVVKGVNFVGLKDAGDPVEVAKRYNEEGADELTFLDITASHEERDTIVHIVERVAREVFIPLTVGGGIRKLDDIYRLLAVGCDKVSVNSAAIKRPELIDEGAKRFGSQCIVVAIDVKKTGDQYNVYLNGGRVDTGINALDWAREAVDRGAGEILLTSMDADGTKAGFDLSITEQISRMVNVPVIASGGAGTMEHIKEAFEHGADAALAASIFHYKEIDIMDLKRYLSANGIPVRL; this is encoded by the coding sequence ATGGAGAATTTTTTCGCTAAACGGATCATTCCGTGTCTCGATGTCAAAGACGGACGAGTCGTCAAAGGGGTGAATTTTGTCGGTCTCAAAGATGCCGGGGACCCCGTCGAAGTCGCCAAACGGTATAACGAAGAGGGGGCGGACGAGCTGACGTTTCTCGATATTACCGCCTCGCACGAAGAGCGCGATACGATCGTTCACATCGTCGAGCGGGTGGCCCGCGAGGTGTTCATCCCCCTCACGGTCGGGGGAGGGATCCGTAAGCTCGACGACATCTACCGCCTCCTCGCCGTGGGGTGCGACAAAGTGAGCGTCAACTCCGCCGCGATCAAACGCCCCGAACTGATCGACGAGGGGGCAAAACGTTTCGGGAGCCAGTGCATCGTCGTCGCGATCGACGTGAAAAAAACAGGGGATCAGTATAACGTCTATCTCAACGGCGGACGGGTCGATACGGGGATCAATGCCCTCGATTGGGCGCGTGAAGCGGTCGACCGCGGTGCCGGGGAGATTTTGCTCACCTCGATGGACGCCGACGGGACCAAGGCGGGATTCGATCTCTCCATCACCGAGCAGATCAGCCGGATGGTCAACGTCCCCGTCATCGCCAGCGGCGGGGCCGGGACGATGGAGCACATCAAAGAGGCGTTTGAGCACGGCGCCGATGCGGCGCTGGCGGCAAGCATCTTCCACTACAAAGAGATCGACATTATGGATCTCAAGCGCTATCTATCGGCCAACGGTATTCCGGTACGGCTTTAG
- a CDS encoding nucleotidyltransferase domain-containing protein yields MATNIKKSDILDYLSRHFQEFKTKYAVEQIGLFGSFARDEAKENSDIDIIVKMKPSLFDMVAIKEQIENDLHKKVDIVREHKHMKPLFLEMIKRDVIYAQ; encoded by the coding sequence GTGGCGACGAATATTAAAAAATCGGATATTTTAGACTACCTTTCACGCCATTTTCAAGAGTTCAAGACCAAATATGCCGTCGAACAAATCGGGTTGTTTGGCAGTTTCGCACGCGACGAAGCCAAAGAGAACAGCGACATCGATATTATCGTCAAAATGAAGCCCTCATTGTTCGATATGGTCGCGATCAAAGAACAGATCGAGAACGACCTGCACAAAAAAGTGGATATCGTCCGCGAACACAAACATATGAAACCCCTCTTTTTAGAGATGATCAAAAGAGATGTGATCTATGCACAATGA
- a CDS encoding DUF4357 domain-containing protein: MTNDKKFDLICSCLDHAIKENDDKLPLETQRGTKINLVKRENGNYKIVFNTEKKTYEAITKDNLYKFLFEGWRGNETLGREDGRITLFETIHQYIQSHCDITIELKKQPLLKLTPLNQILYGPPGTGKTYNTITKALAIIDGTVSTDRKEAKAKFEEYRKSGQIEFITFHQSYGYEEFVEGIRAIPVGEEGNEDGNEMIYAVKDGIFKKMSKKSLENYTKKSNPVLNKKKFALHAKTLNIQAEMIEDDANTYRVLKGSKIRKGQAPSFDNYNYIELKNKVLKQAKLREETEFYILEEDYVFQSMSAASSVILGRQSNGYNDWKEIASENNLFGKIDSDQEKRNYILIIDEINRGNISKIFGELITLIEPSKRIGADEAIRLRLPYSNEEFGVPQNLYIIGTMNTADRSIALMDTALRRRFHFEEMMPDLEALNDKTPEGIDLKKILTKINQRIEYLYDRDHTIGHAYFIDVRSKEDLDDVMRNKIFPLLQEYFYDDWEKIRMVLGDGFIDKIEVKSDIFDDEKFIYSIKKSFDYTKLQS; the protein is encoded by the coding sequence ATGACAAATGATAAAAAATTTGATTTGATATGCTCATGTTTAGATCATGCTATAAAAGAAAATGATGATAAATTACCTCTCGAAACACAAAGAGGGACTAAGATCAATTTAGTCAAACGTGAAAATGGAAATTATAAAATTGTATTCAATACTGAAAAAAAAACATATGAAGCTATAACAAAAGATAATTTATATAAGTTTTTATTTGAAGGTTGGAGAGGTAATGAAACTTTAGGAAGAGAAGACGGTAGGATAACTTTATTTGAAACGATCCATCAATATATTCAAAGTCATTGCGACATTACTATTGAATTGAAGAAGCAGCCTTTATTAAAACTAACTCCTCTTAACCAAATTCTCTATGGACCTCCCGGCACAGGAAAAACCTATAACACAATCACAAAAGCGTTAGCGATTATCGACGGGACAGTTTCAACGGATCGGAAAGAAGCAAAAGCAAAATTCGAAGAGTACCGAAAATCAGGGCAGATAGAATTTATAACTTTTCACCAAAGCTACGGGTATGAAGAGTTTGTCGAAGGGATCAGAGCGATTCCCGTTGGCGAAGAAGGAAATGAAGACGGTAATGAAATGATTTATGCCGTCAAAGACGGTATTTTCAAAAAAATGTCCAAAAAATCATTGGAGAATTACACAAAGAAAAGCAATCCCGTTTTGAATAAAAAGAAATTTGCTTTGCATGCAAAAACGTTAAATATTCAAGCTGAAATGATCGAGGATGATGCTAATACATACAGAGTATTGAAAGGCTCGAAAATCAGAAAAGGACAGGCTCCGTCTTTCGATAACTACAATTACATCGAGTTAAAAAACAAGGTTCTAAAACAAGCAAAATTAAGAGAGGAAACCGAGTTTTACATTTTGGAAGAAGATTACGTTTTCCAAAGCATGAGCGCGGCATCTTCCGTTATTCTTGGAAGACAGTCAAACGGCTATAACGATTGGAAAGAGATCGCCAGTGAAAATAATTTGTTTGGAAAAATCGATTCTGATCAAGAAAAGCGAAACTACATTCTCATCATCGACGAAATCAATCGCGGTAATATTTCCAAAATCTTCGGAGAACTTATCACTCTGATCGAACCGAGCAAACGGATCGGTGCGGATGAAGCAATCAGACTTAGACTCCCTTATAGTAACGAAGAATTCGGCGTTCCCCAAAACCTCTATATTATTGGGACGATGAACACGGCTGACCGCAGTATCGCTCTCATGGATACGGCATTGCGCCGTCGGTTTCATTTCGAAGAGATGATGCCCGATTTGGAAGCATTGAACGATAAAACACCCGAGGGGATTGACCTCAAAAAAATCCTCACCAAAATCAATCAGCGTATCGAATACCTCTATGATCGGGATCACACGATCGGGCATGCATATTTTATCGATGTTCGGAGCAAAGAAGATTTAGACGATGTGATGCGTAACAAAATTTTTCCCCTGTTGCAGGAATATTTTTATGACGATTGGGAAAAAATCCGCATGGTGTTGGGTGATGGTTTTATCGATAAAATCGAAGTAAAATCAGATATTTTCGATGATGAAAAATTTATCTATTCGATCAAAAAGAGTTTTGATTACACAAAACTGCAATCATGA